TTCTTATTACAAGTAAGTGTTTATTAGTGCTTATAAGTGCTTATTACAAGTGTTTAATATACCACAAAATGGGGTTTTCAAAGAAAATCTTGTTTCCATGTTCCAAATAAACTGTTGATTAGTGTTGATCCATGTTTTTCTGTTTCAGTCTACGTATAGATCCAAAATCGAAATTAACATCATGATGTGGCCATATGTACGATGGCTTGTATTGTTGGTGTCCGTTTTAGTACTTCAAAGTGACTGGACAACTGCTGCACCGAATCCTAATGGAGATGAGATGATGCGCCTGCTCAAGCTGGACCAGATGTACTCATCAGTCGCCAGACCGAGGTGAGATTTTGATtctattgtttttggtattgttattGCACTGCTAGTTCTGTCAAAtgccatttttaatttttgtttgcttTATAATTTATATTCTATACCTATTTCCTTTTCTCACCCACGtgaggaaaaataaaaaaaatagaataataaTGTACAGAGTAAGTATCAAGAATAAAACGTCAATTATTGACGACTGGTAGAataagaaatttattttaaatttgaataaattaTACTTCGTTTGCTTTCAAGGTAAGCTAAGACTCCAGTTTCAGACTCGTGAACGAGAGGTGTATGATGTCGTCTAGCTTggcattattaacaaattacttTTCTAACCAATGATAAGCTGCGATGACACAACAAACCCACCGATTAGGCGTCTGAAACTGGCATTAGCTTACCTTGAAGACGAATTAAGTATAGTATTGTTGATGTTGTAAAAGTCACAATGGATCGTATATCTGGAAAAGAACGAATTATGATTTAATTATATTAGAATATGGTGATAATCGCGGAAGTAAACGAGAAACATGTAATATCTTTATTAGTTGATATCCAgggggcggctcgtgatagtagaagttggtgaggcacactacacctgaaaattgttattatgatgGTTAGCTTCTCCTGCGGCTTCTCTTTAATGGCCGGAtggtcgattttgtgacgtcataacaATGGtcaaatttgtggggattatttaccgggattttttgtggggatttttttccggggattatttgtccggggatttttgtggggattttttgtccgggattatttgtccggggattatttgccGAACCCTCGCTAGTGCGTCTACAGAATGGCGCCGTATTTATTTTAATGCTtatctattaaaatattaaataacaattttattctcAAAAGAATAGCAACGAAAGCTCTAAGCCTCCAACAGGTTCACACTCATAAAAGCtgttttttagttaaaaattattactataaTACCACATATCAAACCAATATGAATCAGATGTTTCGTCCTTCCTTGGTCTCATCAGCATTGTACAGCCATATTAAGCAAACTTTACATTACATACCTACTACTTGACAATAACGGACAACTGATTCTGTTAATATTAATGAGTtgacaaaatgaaattattgtacgCAAACAATATACCCATAAACACGTGATAACTTCATTTTacaaccaatcttatattgtaaatgtattgaatatagggaaatacaaacaagcaagtaaggaaattactgttatattgtgagattgatttttatgttaaataaactaagggttaaacttcgttttttttggtattttattttatgtttttttttataaaaagcgtGATTATAAGAAAATAAATCATTATAAAAGAAAGGATGAtttctaaatttttatttatttattta
This genomic window from Diabrotica virgifera virgifera chromosome 1, PGI_DIABVI_V3a contains:
- the LOC114329501 gene encoding uncharacterized protein LOC114329501 isoform X2 → MMWPYVRWLVLLVSVLVLQSDWTTAAPNPNGDEMMRLLKLDQMYSSVARPRFGKRTFHNNPKYAPLEYDSQYQQSEQDVGDWLPVRR